From one Flavobacteriales bacterium genomic stretch:
- a CDS encoding Hpt domain-containing protein, producing MEARNKLMALYRANGDHKRALAEALRIIDLGRIVCAKESEREAQEADEMIRAYHQERDSLIALLEYESSAARTAIGQAQKTIAQRELIIIAVGAIGIILLLTAILVLRRSHRRVMEQLRTELGAFQARIAEMAGEMKELVRQYDAQRAAPPATPSSEAPAPEAGKGALSPDPMVLAIFKRQAPERIAALEAAREANDHDKVLRVLHSLRPQLDALDPDGLGASCARLRAMQPSDADRDAGLNRLIAGMHAMMAHR from the coding sequence ATGGAAGCGCGCAACAAGCTGATGGCGCTCTACCGGGCCAACGGCGATCACAAGCGCGCTCTAGCAGAGGCATTGCGCATCATCGACCTAGGGCGCATCGTATGCGCCAAAGAGAGTGAGCGGGAAGCACAGGAAGCCGATGAAATGATCAGGGCTTATCACCAGGAGCGAGACAGCCTCATCGCTTTGCTCGAATACGAGTCCAGCGCAGCGCGCACGGCCATCGGCCAAGCCCAGAAGACCATCGCGCAGCGTGAGCTGATCATCATCGCTGTTGGCGCCATCGGCATCATACTCCTGCTGACCGCCATTCTCGTCCTGCGCCGCAGCCACCGCCGTGTCATGGAGCAGCTCCGCACGGAGCTCGGCGCCTTCCAAGCCCGAATAGCCGAAATGGCTGGGGAGATGAAGGAGCTTGTGAGGCAATATGATGCGCAGCGCGCAGCGCCACCAGCGACGCCGTCATCTGAGGCTCCAGCACCTGAAGCAGGGAAAGGAGCTCTTTCACCTGACCCGATGGTGCTCGCGATCTTCAAGCGGCAAGCACCGGAGCGCATCGCGGCATTAGAGGCAGCCCGCGAGGCGAATGACCATGATAAGGTGCTGCGCGTGCTGCATTCACTTCGCCCGCAGCTCGATGCGCTGGATCCGGACGGGCTGGGTGCTTCATGCGCGCGATTGCGCGCCATGCAGCCTTCCGATGCTGACCGGGATGCTGGCCTCAATCGGCTGATCGCCGGCATGCACGCCATGATGGCGCATCGCTGA
- the fbp gene encoding class 1 fructose-bisphosphatase, whose protein sequence is MAHVKTLAEFITERQHEFTYATGELSQLLTSFRLAGKMVNREVNKAGLAEDILGAQGSENIQGEQQQKLDVYANDLFIRLLRSQGMVCAVASEENDDIVHFDNGGKYVVTMDPLDGSSNIDVNVSIGTIFSIYRRVSTGDKAVMEDFMQAGTAQVAAGYIIYGSSTMLVYTTGHGVNGFTLDPSIGTFCLSHPDMKTPTDGRTYSVNEGNLHDFEPAVQRYIDSCKKQRMSARYIGSLVADFHRNLMKGGIYLYPSTAKSPKGKLRLLYEANPLAMIVEQAGGVATDGSRRILDIKPAELHQRCPLYIGSRNMVEAAMKA, encoded by the coding sequence ATGGCCCACGTAAAGACCCTCGCCGAATTCATCACCGAGCGGCAGCACGAATTCACCTATGCCACGGGCGAACTGAGCCAGTTGCTCACCAGCTTCCGCTTGGCGGGCAAAATGGTGAACCGTGAGGTGAACAAGGCGGGTCTGGCCGAGGATATCCTGGGCGCGCAAGGCAGCGAGAACATCCAAGGAGAGCAGCAGCAGAAGCTCGATGTGTACGCCAACGATCTCTTCATCCGATTGCTGCGCAGCCAGGGCATGGTGTGCGCCGTGGCCAGCGAGGAGAACGACGACATCGTCCACTTCGACAACGGCGGCAAATACGTGGTGACCATGGATCCGCTCGATGGCAGCAGCAACATCGACGTGAACGTGAGCATCGGCACCATCTTCAGCATCTACCGCCGCGTGAGCACGGGTGATAAGGCCGTGATGGAGGATTTCATGCAGGCGGGCACCGCTCAAGTGGCTGCGGGCTACATCATCTATGGCAGCAGCACCATGCTGGTGTACACCACGGGCCACGGCGTCAATGGCTTCACGCTGGATCCAAGCATCGGCACCTTCTGCCTCAGCCATCCCGATATGAAGACGCCTACGGACGGGAGGACCTACTCCGTGAATGAGGGCAATCTCCACGACTTCGAACCTGCCGTTCAGCGCTACATCGACTCGTGCAAGAAGCAGCGGATGAGCGCGCGCTACATCGGCAGCCTTGTGGCCGATTTCCACCGGAACCTGATGAAGGGCGGCATCTACCTGTACCCCTCGACCGCCAAATCGCCGAAGGGCAAGCTGAGGCTGCTCTATGAAGCGAACCCCTTGGCCATGATCGTGGAGCAGGCCGGTGGCGTGGCCACCGATGGATCACGGCGCATCCTTGACATCAAGCCTGCTGAACTGCATCAGCGCTGCCCCCTATACATCGGGAGCAGGAACATGGTAGAGGCGGCGATGAAGGCCTAG
- a CDS encoding aspartate kinase, protein MKVFKFGGASVKDAAGVRNVATVVKHYALDDLVIVVSAMGKTTNALERITWDFADGRDTGAEAVALREEHLRVLHEVAPDDQIAAGQLSDQFDRLEAILRGMPSGDVDRDYDQIVSLGEVFSTIIVNAHLRVAGIISDWFDARLAIRTDDRHRSANVDWPASEAMAMMQLQPLLARPPIRLVTQGFIGTAPNGFFTTLGREGSDFSAAIFAYLLNAESVTIWKDVPGMFNADPNRFPDTKLLSHISYSEAIELSYFGASVIHPRTLQPLQKKGIPLYVRSFDDLGAPGTTIDVRSENDSLIPSFIVKPMQLLISITPRDLSFIVEENLSGIFARFAKRNVRIDLMQNSALAFSVVVDDSPRSRQLIEELRGDYWVRYNEGCELLTVRHYDEPTLARLTGGRENLLEQRSRTTARFVLKAQA, encoded by the coding sequence ATGAAGGTCTTCAAGTTCGGCGGGGCCAGCGTGAAGGACGCGGCGGGCGTGCGCAACGTGGCGACGGTGGTGAAGCACTACGCGTTGGACGATCTGGTGATCGTGGTGAGCGCGATGGGAAAGACCACCAACGCGCTGGAACGCATTACTTGGGATTTCGCGGATGGAAGGGATACGGGTGCCGAGGCGGTTGCATTGCGCGAGGAGCACTTGCGCGTGCTGCACGAGGTGGCCCCGGACGACCAGATTGCGGCCGGGCAGCTGAGCGACCAGTTCGACAGGCTTGAAGCCATCCTTCGAGGCATGCCCAGCGGCGACGTGGACCGCGACTACGACCAGATCGTCTCCCTCGGCGAAGTGTTTAGCACGATCATCGTGAACGCCCATCTCCGGGTGGCGGGGATCATCAGCGATTGGTTCGACGCGCGACTGGCGATCCGTACCGATGACCGCCACCGCTCGGCGAACGTGGACTGGCCCGCCAGCGAAGCCATGGCCATGATGCAACTGCAGCCCCTGCTCGCACGACCACCCATCCGATTGGTCACCCAGGGCTTCATCGGCACGGCGCCCAACGGCTTCTTCACCACGCTCGGTCGCGAAGGCTCTGACTTCTCCGCCGCCATCTTCGCCTACCTGCTCAATGCCGAGAGCGTGACCATCTGGAAGGACGTGCCCGGCATGTTCAACGCCGACCCCAATCGCTTTCCCGACACCAAGCTTCTCTCGCACATCAGCTACAGCGAGGCCATCGAGCTCAGCTACTTCGGCGCCAGCGTGATCCATCCGCGCACCTTGCAGCCCCTGCAGAAGAAGGGCATACCGCTCTACGTGCGCTCCTTCGATGACTTGGGCGCTCCCGGCACCACCATCGATGTCCGGAGCGAGAATGACTCGCTGATCCCCTCCTTCATCGTGAAGCCGATGCAATTGCTCATCAGCATCACGCCGCGGGACCTCAGCTTCATCGTGGAGGAGAACCTCAGTGGGATCTTCGCGCGCTTCGCGAAACGCAACGTGCGCATCGACCTGATGCAGAACAGCGCATTGGCCTTCAGCGTGGTGGTGGACGATTCACCGCGCAGCCGCCAGCTCATCGAGGAGCTGAGAGGCGATTACTGGGTGCGCTACAACGAGGGCTGCGAGCTGCTCACGGTTCGGCACTACGATGAACCCACGCTGGCCCGACTGACGGGAGGACGGGAGAACCTTCTGGAACAGCGCAGCCGCACCACCGCGCGCTTCGTGCTGAAGGCGCAGGCCTAG
- a CDS encoding GNAT family N-acetyltransferase has translation MEMNIRSAKEGDVPRMLELVRELAVFERAPDEVTVTLDHMRDAGFGPNPIWVGWVAEIDGIIQGMAVCYERYSTWKGRRLYLEDIVVTEAARGKGLGEGLFRACAAYALSKEHDGMTWQVLDWNHGAVRFYERLGASFSKEWWNGSVSKEQLKTIAAG, from the coding sequence ATGGAAATGAATATTCGCAGCGCCAAGGAAGGAGACGTGCCGCGCATGCTCGAACTTGTGCGTGAGCTTGCCGTCTTTGAGCGCGCACCGGATGAGGTGACCGTGACGCTGGACCACATGCGCGATGCCGGATTCGGGCCGAACCCGATCTGGGTTGGTTGGGTAGCCGAGATCGATGGCATTATACAAGGCATGGCGGTGTGCTATGAGCGCTATTCGACTTGGAAGGGACGCCGCCTGTACCTGGAGGACATCGTCGTGACGGAGGCCGCGAGGGGTAAAGGCCTTGGCGAAGGTCTTTTCCGGGCCTGCGCGGCATACGCTCTGAGCAAGGAACACGATGGCATGACCTGGCAAGTGCTTGATTGGAACCACGGCGCCGTCCGTTTCTATGAGCGGCTGGGCGCCTCCTTCTCGAAGGAATGGTGGAACGGCTCCGTGAGCAAGGAGCAACTCAAGACCATCGCCGCCGGATGA